The window GAGCAATATATTACCTAGCAGATGTCATCCTCGCTAGGCTAATTTCACCGGTGCCGGCCAATAAGACCGGCACTTAGCAGTAATCTTATATAAGGAACTGACAATCGTCGTTCCTGATCGATCGGAACAGCAAGTCCCGTATCGATAGTACAGACGGGATGGGGGTCTGATATGCGTATAGCGGTAATTGACGATGATCCCGGCATTCTGACCTGGTTCAGCAGCCAATTGGCAAAAGAGGGCCATGAGATGTTCACTGCACCGGATGGCGAGCAGGGCCTTAAGCTCATATTGGAGGAGGAGCCGGATGTCTCATTGGTGGACTTGAAGATGCCTGGCCTTGATGGATTGACGGTGATTAGGAAAGCTCTGCAAAAGCTGCCGCAGGCCCATATAATTCTCATAACAGCCTACGGGAATATCCGGACGGCAGTGGAGGCCATGAAGCTGGGGGCTTTCGATTACCTGACCAAGCCCCTGGATATAGACGAAGTCAAGATGCTCCTGGCTAAGTGCCGGCAGCGGATCGAGATGGAGAAGGAAAACATCCTGCTGAAGGAGCAGATGGAACAGCTGAGCCGGGGGGAGATCTACATTACCAGGAATAAGGCGATCCAGCGTCTGTTGGAGCAGGCCCGAAGTGTGGCGGGAACTGACTCCACCGTTTTGATCACCGGTGAGAGCGGTACCGGCAAGGAGGTGTTTGCCAAGTATATTCACAAGAACAGTCAGCGGGCACGCAAGCAGTTCATGGTAGTGAACTGCGCGGCCCTCTCGGAGCAGCTGTTGGAGAGCGAGCTGTTCGGCCACGTGAAGGGATCATTTACGGGGGCCTATGCGGATCACGCCGGGTACTTTGAGGTCGCCGATGGTGGCACCGTCTTTCTGGACGAGACGGGTGAGCTCAGCCCGGCCATGCAGGTGAAGCTCCTACGGGTGCTGCAGGAAAAGGAGTATTCCCGGGTGGGAGAGACCAAGACCCGGCGCACCGACGTGCGGATACTGGCGGCCTCCAATCGCGATCTGCAGCAGCTACTGACGGAAGGGAAGATCAGGGAGGATTTCTACTATCGGATCAACGTGTTCGAGTTCCACCTGCCGCCGCTGCGGGAGCGGCCCGAGGACATCATGTTCTACTTTGAGCGCTTTATCAGTGAATACGCCACCCAGATGAACAAGCCGACCCCCCGGATCGACCCGAATGTACGGG of the Candidatus Neomarinimicrobiota bacterium genome contains:
- a CDS encoding sigma-54-dependent transcriptional regulator; this translates as MRIAVIDDDPGILTWFSSQLAKEGHEMFTAPDGEQGLKLILEEEPDVSLVDLKMPGLDGLTVIRKALQKLPQAHIILITAYGNIRTAVEAMKLGAFDYLTKPLDIDEVKMLLAKCRQRIEMEKENILLKEQMEQLSRGEIYITRNKAIQRLLEQARSVAGTDSTVLITGESGTGKEVFAKYIHKNSQRARKQFMVVNCAALSEQLLESELFGHVKGSFTGAYADHAGYFEVADGGTVFLDETGELSPAMQVKLLRVLQEKEYSRVGETKTRRTDVRILAASNRDLQQLLTEGKIREDFYYRINVFEFHLPPLRERPEDIMFYFERFISEYATQMNKPTPRIDPNVRDLLLTYDWPGNIRELKNVAERSSILCNPETGVISSDLIPDRLAWSTARELDYEGDDFKLAKEMMVKEFEINFITQHLRKHRGNIAATARKIGVHPVFLRQKIASLGIDAKHIKDESAKA